The genomic interval TCCCATTGAAAATCTGTGGTCTGGCCTGAAAACTGCTCTCCACTTAACACTCTCTATCGAAATTGGCAGAGTTGGAGAAAATTTGCATGGAGGAATTGGCAAAATTTCCAAAATCAAAGTGTGCGAAAAAATAACATACACCCAAGAAGAAGACTCGGAGCTGTAATTGCTGCCAACATTATTTGCAAAGTCTTGACCCTTGGGGTTAATTATTCTTGCAAATTAACGTTTTATATTTGGAAAATGCtgttatttgaataaaaaatattttttctccatAAATGTCTTGTGTTGGCAAAGGGGAAAGTATTTTAATAGATGAATGTGAAAAAcgcaaaatttgaaaaaattcagTGGGTGAATcattctgaaggcactgtagcTAATGTGAGCCTAGCTGGGCTGAACGGCTGTTTTTGTCATGTGAGCCTAGCTGGGCCGAATGGCTGTTTTTGTCATGTGAGCCTAGCTGGGCCGAATGGCTGTTTTTGTCATGTGAGCCTAGCTGGGCCGAATGGCTGTTTTTGTCATGTGAGCCTAGCTGGGCCGAATGGCTGTTTTTGTCATGTGAGCCTAGCTGGGCCGAATGGCTGTTTTTGTCATGTGAGCCTAGCTGGGCCGAATGGCTGTTTTTGTCATGTGAGCCTAGCTGGGCCGAATGGCTGTTTTTGTCATGTGTTCGCTGTTTCTGATgttctctttttcctctcttttaggaagcattaaaaatgaacagcacaatTGGTGAGCTGACAGTCATTTCCATGTTACATGAGTGATTTAGATCAACAATGTACTGATGTCATTGATCATGCACATGAGGTCTGTCATATATTGTACTAAAACTGTAGTGTAGTTCCACCCAAGGTTAAGGAGTGTATGTTAGGGCTGCATGATGCatcgttttttttaatcattattgcAATATGAATTTCCATGGTCGCAAAGGGCTGCAATGTCAGAATTATAAATATTGGTATAACGTGGAAAGCCTTGTCGACATTCTACATATgacaattaaatatataaaatgctaGGGAAAAAAAACGTACATGTATAATTCCATTTTAATCCAATGGTTCACTTCTGAAACTTACGCAGTTAAATCAGAGACTGAGGCCTCCTGTAACGAGTCTGTCCGATTGTCTGTAGGTCTGGACTCCTCCCCCAAACCCTCGACCAGCCCCCCGTCCATGGGCTCCCCAGGTAGGAGGGCCCCGAAGTCCCCCTCGGAACACCGAGAGCGCAAGCCCTCCTCATCGGACGACAAGAAGAAAGTGGTGAGCGACATCCCCTCCCAGAGCCCGACGTGCAGATCTGCGCAGCTCAGAGCCTCTGGGAAATCTTTAGGGTTTACAGCGAGTAGCGCTGGTAACGCATCAGGCAGGCGCAGGTACTGAACGCATCTGAACGCATCAGGCAGGCGCTGTTACTGAACGTATCAGGCAGGCGCTGGTACTGAACGCATCAGGCAGGCGCTGTTACTGAACGCATCTGAACGCATCAGGCAGGCGCCGGTACTGAACGCATCAGGCAGGCGCCGGTACTGAACGCATCAGGCAGGCGCTGGTACTGAACGCATCTGAACGCATCAGGCAGGCGCCGGTACTGAACGCATCTGAACGCATCAGGCAGGCGCCGGTACTGAACGCATCTGAACGCATCAGGCAGGCGCTGTTACTGAACGCGCTGGTACTGAACGCGCCAGGCAGGCAGGCGATGTCCAGGTGCTACAGGCAGACCTATGCCTGAACGTCAGATTGCCGTGGACGCGTAGCCCTGTTTTGTCCGGTGTAGGCAGAATTATAAAAACAGTAACTTCATTTTGAGGTAATAAAAACACGACGAAGACAGACGGCGGTAAAATGTGAGTGTTTGAGAAGGAAGGCTTTGCCTGTGCGGAGCGTGCTCACacgggaccccccccctccctgtttcagCACCGCAGCGGGTACAGAGACTCCAGTTACTACTGGGAGGTGCAGTCCCACGAGGTGACCATGCTGAAGCGCATCGGCGCCGGGTCCTTCGGGACCGTCTACAAGGGGAAGTGGCACGGGGACGTGGCGGTGAAGATCCTCAAAGTGACCGACCCCACGCCGGAGCAGCTGCAGGCCTTCAAAAACGAAATGCAGGTCCTGCGGTGAGtccccagcatgcattgcgcTCGGGCTGTGTCGCGCAGCGATTAACCTCAGTTCATACGTTTACCTTATGAGCTTATGTTACATATGGGACGTGTGATTAAATGGCTGAGCGGTGTGTAGTCGCAGccctggtgggggtgggggggggggggtcatggggggtgTTTGTTCCAGTCAGCTATTGTGGCTTGGTTTCCTAAACAGCTGTAGACACCAGTGCCAGTTAATCTCTACTGGACCACAGCAGAACATTATTGTGTAAGGATACAGTTGTGGCAAATATTTGGGgtaaataaaacatagttttctgttatgaattatttaagtgaaatgttttcatttcccaaaagcctcaaaagacTGGAAATGAATTTAGTCAGCCCTAACGCTAACATCTGactgctctccatcaaggggtatcagcacagatctttgacaactgctacaTCTCAGTATGTTTACTttacttcaaacaacatgtactcaccactgggcagattgctTAAGATTCAAACCTTCTCTCAAAATTCATACTTTTCAGAGTAGTGAAAACCGTATAAATGTTTGCGCTTTGAAGGATCACTGTTCATGGGAAAGCTGACCAGTGCACACATACTCTGATCGTGGTAATCAAGGGCAGCAGTTTGCATAAACTCGTAAAATGGATTAGCCCTAGTTGCTCTCTCCAGATTGGCTCAAAATGATTtgatcattgtatttatttaatggaatctgtgactctctgtggctcagtgtgactctctgtgactcttTTTGACTCAGTGTgactctctgtgcctgtgtgactCTTACTCTGCgtgactctctgtgactctctaTGACTCTTTGCAGGAAGACTCGTCATGTGAACATCCTGCTGTTTATGGGCTTCATGACCAAACCCAACTTTGCCATCATCACTCAGTGGTGTGAGGGCAACAGTCTGTACCGCCACCTGCATGTCACCGAGACCAAGTTCGACACCATGCGGCGCATCGAAGTGGCCCGACAAACCGCGCAGGGCATGGAGTACGCTGAGAGACGCACTTCCTGTCGAGATCATACATCCATACAACCCCACATGTCCACTTCCTGTAGAGATCATACATGCATACAACCCCACATGTCCACTTCCTGTAGAGATCATACATCCATACAACCCCACATGTCCACTTCCTGTCGAGATCATACATCCATACAACCCCACATGTCCACTTCCTGTAGAGATCATACATGCATACAACCCCACATGTCCACTTCCTGTAGAGATCATACATGCATACAACAACAAACACATCTACTTCCTGTAGAGATCATACACTTATACAACACCACACATCCTCTTCCTGTAGAGGTCATACACGCATACAACCCCACATGTCCACTTCCTGTAGAGATCCTGCACTGCATAAAgcaccacttttttttcttccttttgcaGCTATCTTCATGCTAAGAATATCATACACAGGGACCTGAAATCCAACAGTATCCTTGTTTACCCCCATCGTAGATGCCCCTTTCATCTCTGATCACTTGCTGATAAAGTAATCTGTTACATTTGAGGTGGTAAGAGCTCAACATGCGGATACAGTGAAGTGTGAGAGGAAGCACGTACACCCTCTTTCAGTTCCATGCTTTTACATAGTAGGACCTAACTAAGCCTCTAGTCACTGTGTGTCGTTCAGAGGGGAGGTAAGGGACTTCTTCAGCAGCAAGGCTTTGTAGTAGAACCTTGAGCGAACAAGCATTAGCCATTTTGGCATCATACACTGGCCCGCTGGTCCCTGCAGAGTACATCTGAGCCTGCCCCATAATGTCTGATTTGAAACTTTTCTCTATAATGTGTACTAGGTCTTAATTTTATGTATTAGTACAGGTTAGAggatttataatatttaaaatatgcgTTACTGTGGTTTCCCGTCCTGTAGAATCCACCCACCCGCTCTTCTGTAAGGTGGTCAGTTTTTGGTTCGATGTGTCCAGACGTGTATAGTGTGGGACGGGATGGCTGTGGCCGGCTGCTCTCATCTCCGCTCTGCTCCTGAACTCTGAGCTCAGACATCTTCCTCCACGAGGGCTGGACAGTGAAGATCGGGGACTTCGGCCTGGCCACAGTGAAGTCCCGCTGGAGCGGGTcccagcaggtggagcagcCTAGTGGCTCCATCCTGTGGATGGTAAGGCCTGTAAAGGTCACGGTGTCGGATTCACACGGGCCCAAATaagcacagcactgacacaccacTGAGAttcagtcagcactgacacagcgcTGGGATTcattcagcactgacacagcgctgggattcagtcagcactgacacagcgcTGGGATACAGTCAGCACTAACACACCACTGGGAttcagtcagcactgacacaccacTGGGTTTCCATCACCACTGACACACCACTGTGAtagtcagcactgacaccacTGGGTTTCTATCATCACTGACACACCACTGGGATACAGTCAGCACTGACTTACGACTGGGTttcagtcagcactgacacagcactgGCAttcagtcagcactgacacaccacTTGGatacagtcagcactgacacaccacTGGGAttcagtcagcactgacacagcacagcacagaggctTTACCCCCGAATGACAGACCGCAGGAGGTGGGTATTAGTGTCTTGTGTTGCTTAGCAGGGCTGTCCAATGTAAACGtatgctgtgtgctgttcctGCAGGCTCCAGAAGTGATCCGCATGCAGGACAGTAACCCCTACACCTTCCAGTCGGACGTGTACGGGTACGGGGTGGTGCTGTTCGAGCTGATGTCCGGCACGCTGCCTTACTCTAACATAAACAACCGGGATCAGGTGAGCCATCCTGCCTTCAGCTGCTGATTGTGGCTACGGTGCAGGTTCAGGTGTGATGGAGCCGCGTCATTCACTGCCCTGCAGGCTAGCACCAAGGGTTTGAGCTGGAGCAGGCAGCCAGTGGGGTTTAAACCTGCTatgagctgcagcaggcagccGGTGGGGTTTAAACCTGCTatgagctgcagcaggcagccaGTGGGGTTTAAACCTGCTatgagctgcagcaggcagccaGTGGGGTTTAAACCTGCTatgagctgcagcaggcagccaGTGGGGTTTAAACCTGCTatgagctgcagcaggcagccGGTGGGGTTTAAACCTGCTatgagctgcagcaggcagccaGTGGGGTTTAAACCTgctgtgagctgcagcaggcagccaGTGGGGTTTAAACCTGCTATGAGTCCTGACTCCAGGACGGAACGGAGGATAGTCTGCGATGGGCTACCATGTTGACTGCTGCATAAAAGTCCAGTAGGTGCTTCAGCGATGAACAAGTGGGCAGTCTCGATGCAGAGAGGATGGCAGTCTCAGTGCAGACAGGAGGACCTTCTCGGTGGAGAGAGGAGGCCAGTCTCAGTGCAAAGAGGAGGACCGTctcagtgcagagaggaggGCAGTCTCAGTGCGGAGTGAGGGGGCAGTTTCAATACTGAGAGGAGGGCAGTCTCAGTGCAGACAGGAGGGCAGTCTCAGTGCACAGTGAGGGGGCAGTTTCAgtgcagagaggaggacagTTTCAGTGCAGAGACCAGCCCTGAACCCGGACAGGAAGGGGTGCAGATGGTTATTCtgtgagaggaagtgagagagatgaTTGGATGCTCCACGTTCCAGGGTTTTGGAGAAGAAGGGGGGCAGCGAGGCTGGATGATTATTCTGGATGAGAAAGGCTTCTTCAGCCAGGGTACAGGGATGCTGACTTCACTGGCACCTACTTGTTCTGGGAATCATGCAAAGGATCCTCATTCACATGTTTAGCTAGAAATAGGTTTCTACAGGGTTTCTACACTGTTTCTACGGTATTAACCAGGTCCTCCATTGAACTGCTGTACTTGTGATTTTGATTTGTGTCCCCTAGAGTTCTGGATGTTCTATTTCCCGTAAGTAAATAACGGGTCATTCTTTTCACAGATACTCTTCATGGTAGGGCGGGGCTATTTGTCACCTGACCTCAGTAAGCTGTACAATAACTCTCCCAAAGCCATGAAGAGACTCATCGTAGACTGTCTGAAGTTTAAACGAGACGAAAGGCCCCTATTTCCACAGGTAAGAGTGCTCTCACCTGAGGTCCTCTCTGTCAGCTTATTTGTCGGTCTCTGGAACTTGTACGTCTTTgcagctgtcattcattcaaGTCATCTGAATGAACCCCTTCCATCATATTTCACACCGTCGAgagatgtattttaaattaaagttgtATTGTCAATATGACGGAAGGTATCAATTAAAAAGACTTTGTTGGAGTATTCTTTTGCCTTTAAGAACCTCAACTGAGAAAATCCAGTAGTCTTAATGTTCTGCACTCTGAATACAGAACACAAGTGACATCGACAGTTAAAACTCACCACTTATCAAaaatcaattatcaattaattaaCCAAATTccttgataggcagagcaactTGTTGGATCaacttttataaaaatgcacaacTCACAACCatattgaaatgaataaatttacCAAGTTACAACAGGTATTCAACGTCAATGTAGAGATGAAAGTTCAACTATCTATAACAACAAATGTGCAGATGCAAACCAGTTACATTCACAAAAGGAATGAAAGAAGACCCCAGACCATAGCTTTGTCTCGCCAAAGGTAATTCCAAGAAAACCAAGACCACAGTTCAGAAACTaacagacagcagaatattccaaaaagaccagggatataatgtaaaatgccaGATGAGCTATAAGACCCTTGGAAGACCAGGTACCGTAACCCCCAGACCCAGACGCAGGACTCGGATGGCAGCATAATAAACGTAAAAACAGGCCCACATTTTATGTAgttgaaagagggggagggacactccctctcttcctggCCTAATTGATGAATGAGCATGGGAGGATGCTTGGCCTGACTGGGAGATACCAAGTTAAACTGTGGAAGGAGGGGGGTCAGACAAGGCTTGGCTTTCCTAAAAGCTGACAAATATAGTGACTCATGTTGCTAGAAACAGGGCAACATGATATCAGAATCAAAAGATTTATGGTTTTGGCCTCTTTCTAATGAGACCAAACAATATGTTAGAGGTAATTCGGCTCCGCTCCATTTTACTTCTGCTTTTAGCAACATAGGTGATGGTTGTAGGTAATAATTGTAAAGCCATAC from Anguilla rostrata isolate EN2019 chromosome 11, ASM1855537v3, whole genome shotgun sequence carries:
- the araf gene encoding serine/threonine-protein kinase A-Raf isoform X2; translated protein: MTLSCRSSDGTASRLPLTMSSSSCSSSGETSPEDTPRGGGTIRVYLPNKQRTVVNVRPGQTVHDSLDKALKVRGLTQECCAVFRLLEGRKKLTEWNTDITPLVGEELLVEVLDDVPLTMHNFVRKTFFKLAYCDFCHKFLFHGFRCQTCGYKFHQHCSSKVPTVCVDMDTMTKLMGLLSPASAFMFPMPGADGSSLQRGRSTSTPNVHMVSTVGPTGTSIIEEALKMNSTIGLDSSPKPSTSPPSMGSPGRRAPKSPSEHRERKPSSSDDKKKVHRSGYRDSSYYWEVQSHEVTMLKRIGAGSFGTVYKGKWHGDVAVKILKVTDPTPEQLQAFKNEMQVLRKTRHVNILLFMGFMTKPNFAIITQWCEGNSLYRHLHVTETKFDTMRRIEVARQTAQGMDYLHAKNIIHRDLKSNNIFLHEGWTVKIGDFGLATVKSRWSGSQQVEQPSGSILWMAPEVIRMQDSNPYTFQSDVYGYGVVLFELMSGTLPYSNINNRDQILFMVGRGYLSPDLSKLYNNSPKAMKRLIVDCLKFKRDERPLFPQILVGIEQVQDLLPKIERSASEPALHRAVHVEDLNPFLLHTTQLLPL
- the araf gene encoding serine/threonine-protein kinase A-Raf isoform X1, giving the protein MTLSCRSSDGTASRLPLTMSSSSCSSSGETSPEDTPRGGGTIRVYLPNKQRTVVNVRPGQTVHDSLDKALKVRGLTQECCAVFRLLEGRKKLTEWNTDITPLVGEELLVEVLDDVPLTMHNFVRKTFFKLAYCDFCHKFLFHGFRCQTCGYKFHQHCSSKVPTVCVDMDTMTKLCLHNPVVDDYPQISILLPDSSISPSDMSFTPDPSGMGLLSPASAFMFPMPGADGSSLQRGRSTSTPNVHMVSTVGPTGTSIIEEALKMNSTIGLDSSPKPSTSPPSMGSPGRRAPKSPSEHRERKPSSSDDKKKVHRSGYRDSSYYWEVQSHEVTMLKRIGAGSFGTVYKGKWHGDVAVKILKVTDPTPEQLQAFKNEMQVLRKTRHVNILLFMGFMTKPNFAIITQWCEGNSLYRHLHVTETKFDTMRRIEVARQTAQGMDYLHAKNIIHRDLKSNNIFLHEGWTVKIGDFGLATVKSRWSGSQQVEQPSGSILWMAPEVIRMQDSNPYTFQSDVYGYGVVLFELMSGTLPYSNINNRDQILFMVGRGYLSPDLSKLYNNSPKAMKRLIVDCLKFKRDERPLFPQILVGIEQVQDLLPKIERSASEPALHRAVHVEDLNPFLLHTTQLLPL